The following proteins are co-located in the Camelina sativa cultivar DH55 chromosome 12, Cs, whole genome shotgun sequence genome:
- the LOC104732493 gene encoding arogenate dehydrogenase 1, chloroplastic-like, protein MISQSHSHHLLLTQSSSFSFVFLPKLITKPTHSLSFNSQSSMFPSLSLRPPNPTTTAVSVSDNNRLLSSDPVPPLRIAIIGFGNYGQFLAETLISQGHILFAHSRSDHSSAARRLGVSYLPDLHDLCERHPDVVLLCTSILSIENVLKTLPFQRLRRSTLFVDVLSVKEFAKTLLLQYLPEDFDILCTHPMFGPQSVNSNHGWGGLRFVYDKVRIGEDELRVSRCESFLGIFEREGCKMVEMSCADHDKFAAESQFITHTLGRVLGMLSLQSTPINTKGYEALLDLTENTCGDSFDLYYGLFVYNNNSLEMLERIDLAFEALRKELFSRLHGVVRKQSFEGEGETNKVHVFPNGYETDASLDSMRSEDVSLKYEYNPQLSGSVNDGSRLKIGIIGFGNFGQFLAKTMVKQGHTVLAYSRTNYTDEAAKLGVSYFSDLDDLFEEHPEVILLCTSILSTEKVLKSLPFQRLKRSTLFVDVLSVKEFPRTLFIQVLPQDFDILCTHPMFGPESGKNGWNHLSFVFDKVRIGTDDRRKSRCDSFLDTFAREGCSMVEMSCADHDWHAAGSQFITHTAGRLLEKLSLESTPVDTKGYETLLKLVENTAGDSFDLYYGLFLYNPNAMEQLERFHLAFESLKKQLFGRLHSQHSHELAISPSLELTKL, encoded by the exons atgatctctcaatctcattctcatcatcttcttctcactcaATCATCTTCCTTCTCATTCGTCTTCCTCCCAAAGCTCATCACCAAACCTACTCACTCCCTCTCCTTTAACTCTCAGTCCTCAAtgttcccttctctctctctccgtccACCTAaccccaccaccaccgccgtctCCGTCTCCGACAACAACCGTCTTCTCAGTTCCGATCCAGTCCCTCCTCTCCGTATCGCCATTATCGGGTTTGGCAACTACGGCCAATTCCTCgccgaaaccctaatttctcaaGGCCACATTCTCTTCGCTCACTCCCGATCCGATCACTCCTCCGCCGCTCGTCGTCTCGGCGTCTCGTACTTACCCGATCTTCACGATCTTTGCGAACGTCACCCTGACGTTGTCTTACTCTGTACCTCGATCCTCTCCATAGAGAATGTCCTCAAAACGTTGCCGTTTCAGAGACTCCGTCGGAGCACTCTCTTCGTTGATGTTCTCTCTGTGAAAGAGTTTGCTAAGACTCTTCTCCTTCAATACTTACCTGAAGATTTCGATATCCTCTGTACGCATCCAATGTTTGGTCCTCAGAGTGTGAATTCGAATCACGGCTGGGGAGGTTTAAGGTTTGTGTATGATAAAGTCAGGATTGGGGAAGATGAATTGAGAGTCTCAAGGTGTGAGAGTTTTCTTGGgatttttgagagagaaggtTGTAAGATGGTGGAGATGAGTTGCGCTGATCATGATAAGTTTGCTGCTGAGTCGCAGTTTATAACGCATACGCTTGGCAGGGTTTTGGGGATGTTGAGTTTGCAGTCTACGCCCATTAATACTAAAGGGTATGAGGCATTGCTTGATTTGACTGAGAATACTTGTGGGGATAGTTTTGATCTGTACTATGGGTTGTTTGTCTATAATAACAACTCCTTGGAGATGCTTGAGAGGATTGATTTAGCTTTCGAGGCATTGCGTAAGGAGCTTTTTAGTCGACTTCATGGTGTTGTCAGGAAGCAGTCGTTTGAAGGTGAAGGTGAAACAAACAAAGTTCATGTTTTTCCAAATGGTTATGAAACTGATGCTTCTTTGGATTCGATGAG GTCAGAAGATGTGTCTCTCAAGTATGAATATAACCCCCAGCTCTCTGGCAGTGTTAATGACGGTTCGAGGCTCAAGATTGGTATTATCGGGTTTGGCAATTTTGGACAGTTTTTAGCAAAAACAATGGTCAAGCAGGGTCACACGGTGTTAGCCTATTCTAGAACTAACTACACTGATGAAGCTGCAAAGCTGGGTGTCTCGTATTTTTCAGACCTTGATGATCTGTTTGAAGAGCATCCGGAAGTTATTCTTCTCTGTACGTCAATCCTTTCCACTGAAAAAGTTCTCAAGTCACTCCCATTTCAGAGACTGAAGAGAAGCACCCTCTTTGTGGATGTGCTTTCCGTTAAAGAGTTCCCGAGGACTTTATTTATTCAAGTTCTCCCacaagattttgatattttgtgcACTCATCCCATGTTTGGACCAGAGAGTGGTAAAAATGGATGGAACCATCTTTCCTTTGTGTTTGATAAGGTTAGGATCGGAACAGATGATAGAAGAAAATCGAGGTGTGACAGTTTTCTTGATACTTTTGCCCGTGAAGGGTGTTCTATGGTGGAGATGTCGTGTGCTGATCATGATTGGCATGCTGCTGGATCACAGTTTATCACACACACAGCGGGAAGGCTTCTGGAGAAGCTGAGCTTGGAATCTACTCCTGTCGATACCAAGGGTTATGAGACATTGCTAAAATTGGTGGAGAATACCGCTGGTGACAGCTTTGATCTTTACTATGGACTATTTTTATACAATCCTAATGCAATGGAACAGCTTGAGAGGTTTCATTTGGCTTTCGAATCATTGAAGAAACAGCTCTTTGGACGACTACATTCTCAACATTCTCATGAGCTAGCTATATCGCCTTCGCTAGAGCTGACTAAGCTATAA